The Candidatus Poribacteria bacterium genome has a segment encoding these proteins:
- a CDS encoding Holliday junction branch migration protein RuvA, protein MISYIKGVLVDKETTQVIVDVNGIGYMIDVPARIVTDLPPIGDTVTLYTYYHQNRDNKITLFGFTSKDGLKVFELALTVSGVGPALAQNIVARLSPSQFQRAVHRGDATTLMRVPRLGKDLAQVIISKLRKNIMKLKLEGDSDPGKPVGAPAAEALQILVNTLGASELEAEQAIEKAQQVLGESAQRENLIAQALRYIRN, encoded by the coding sequence ATGATTTCTTATATCAAAGGGGTTCTCGTAGATAAGGAAACAACACAGGTTATTGTAGATGTAAACGGCATTGGATATATGATCGATGTGCCAGCGAGAATTGTAACGGATTTACCCCCTATAGGCGATACTGTTACGCTCTATACCTACTATCATCAAAACCGGGACAACAAAATTACGCTCTTCGGGTTCACCTCAAAGGACGGGCTCAAAGTCTTTGAATTGGCACTGACGGTCTCCGGTGTAGGACCCGCCCTTGCACAAAACATCGTCGCTCGGCTATCACCTTCACAATTCCAACGCGCCGTCCACCGTGGCGATGCGACGACCCTCATGCGGGTTCCACGTTTAGGCAAAGACCTCGCCCAAGTCATCATCAGTAAACTCAGAAAGAACATTATGAAATTGAAACTCGAAGGTGATAGTGACCCCGGAAAACCCGTGGGTGCTCCAGCGGCAGAGGCACTCCAAATCCTCGTCAATACCCTTGGTGCATCGGAACTTGAAGCAGAACAAGCCATCGAGAAGGCACAACAAGTTCTCGGCGAGTCTGCGCAACGAGAAAATCTCATCGCGCAAGCACTTCGATATATTCGAAATTAG
- a CDS encoding D-TA family PLP-dependent enzyme yields the protein MDKKYRIQNVETIPSPSLVVYLTQVQYNIDHAIATVGGDVSKLRPHAKTHKTAEIIAMERDAGILKHKCATLREAEMLAQNGIEDILIAYQMVGPNVNRFVSLQLQYPDADFKVIVDHQESVAALSSSAAKNGLTVKVMLDLDVGMNRTGIPVGDAAVDVYAQIEAAERLQPWGLHVYDGHIHDEDVADRKASCDKSLVQVEEMKDRLAAKGLEVPLVVMGGTPTFPIYAETPGVEVSPGTFVFHDHGYTTLFPDLGFTPAALLLSRVISIPTPHRITLDLGHKAIAADPDGVRGIVLNVDGAEVDKQHEEHWAINVPDSTPMHMGQEIYVCPTHICPCVALHPFYYLVDADGYCRGTWEVTARNRTF from the coding sequence GTGGATAAGAAATACCGTATTCAGAACGTTGAGACGATACCGAGTCCATCGCTGGTCGTCTATCTCACACAGGTTCAATATAACATTGACCATGCGATTGCGACCGTCGGTGGAGATGTCTCGAAGCTCAGACCGCATGCGAAGACGCATAAAACCGCAGAGATTATCGCCATGGAGCGGGATGCCGGTATCCTCAAACACAAATGCGCGACCTTGCGGGAAGCGGAAATGTTGGCACAGAATGGTATAGAGGATATTCTGATTGCCTATCAGATGGTAGGACCCAATGTCAACCGTTTTGTTTCCCTGCAGCTACAGTATCCAGATGCCGATTTCAAGGTTATTGTTGACCATCAAGAATCCGTGGCAGCACTCTCATCATCGGCGGCAAAGAACGGTTTGACCGTCAAGGTTATGCTGGACCTAGATGTAGGCATGAACCGCACGGGGATACCGGTTGGTGATGCCGCTGTGGATGTCTATGCACAGATTGAAGCGGCAGAGCGATTGCAACCGTGGGGATTACACGTCTACGATGGGCATATCCACGATGAAGATGTCGCTGATCGGAAAGCATCCTGTGACAAAAGCCTTGTGCAAGTAGAGGAGATGAAGGATAGGCTTGCTGCTAAAGGGCTTGAAGTGCCATTGGTTGTGATGGGTGGCACACCGACCTTCCCTATCTATGCGGAGACGCCGGGTGTGGAGGTGTCCCCTGGCACTTTCGTTTTTCATGATCACGGCTACACGACTCTCTTTCCCGATCTTGGATTTACCCCTGCCGCACTGCTCCTAAGCCGTGTGATTAGTATTCCGACGCCGCATAGGATTACGCTCGATTTGGGACATAAAGCCATCGCCGCGGATCCTGATGGTGTGCGTGGAATCGTTTTGAATGTTGACGGTGCTGAGGTGGACAAACAGCACGAGGAGCATTGGGCAATTAACGTTCCTGACAGCACACCGATGCACATGGGGCAAGAAATCTACGTCTGTCCGACACATATCTGTCCGTGTGTTGCCTTACATCCTTTTTATTATCTCGTAGATGCCGATGGGTATTGTCGCGGGACATGGGAGGTCACAGCACGCAATCGAACTTTTTAA
- a CDS encoding redoxin domain-containing protein, giving the protein MSEIEATGSVLFGVSVDSVESHKRFRAEQKFGFSLLADTEFEVSNQYSGIIESFNASKRATFIIDKAGYIRAIDTDVNVKTHGADVAALLKEVLPSIEVGQRAPDFIATDGTGKTHQLSELHQEKNVVLAFYPRDFGRG; this is encoded by the coding sequence TTGAGCGAGATAGAAGCGACAGGAAGTGTCCTTTTCGGCGTCAGTGTTGATTCTGTTGAATCGCACAAGCGGTTTCGGGCAGAACAGAAATTCGGATTTTCACTTTTAGCCGATACCGAATTTGAGGTAAGCAACCAGTATAGTGGTATCATTGAAAGTTTCAATGCCTCAAAACGGGCAACTTTCATCATTGATAAAGCGGGATACATTCGAGCGATTGATACAGATGTCAATGTCAAAACGCACGGGGCAGATGTCGCCGCACTGCTTAAGGAAGTCTTACCAAGCATAGAGGTTGGGCAACGTGCTCCAGACTTTATTGCAACCGATGGGACCGGTAAAACGCACCAACTCAGCGAATTGCATCAGGAAAAGAATGTCGTATTAGCCTTCTATCCACGCGATTTTGGACGTGGCTGA
- a CDS encoding redoxin domain-containing protein encodes MFHTRLNASVWAVILITAILIPAASGEEAVTTPNTLKVGMVAPDFTLKDEEGVERSLSDYLGKKNIVLAFYPKDFTGG; translated from the coding sequence ATGTTTCACACGCGGCTGAATGCAAGCGTCTGGGCTGTTATTCTTATAACAGCGATTTTAATTCCAGCAGCTTCAGGGGAGGAAGCAGTGACAACGCCAAACACACTAAAAGTGGGCATGGTCGCCCCCGATTTCACACTGAAAGATGAGGAAGGCGTTGAGCGGAGTCTCAGCGACTATTTAGGAAAAAAGAATATCGTCCTCGCTTTCTATCCAAAAGATTTTACAGGTGGATGA
- a CDS encoding 5-deoxy-glucuronate isomerase, with the protein MQIHVVSPQGIIKKHYTPAEGYTEVVTPGEIGITKLHFGILNLTPEATFFDHSDDTEVALIALGGHCTLLVGHNGNKAYGVLGERPDVFHGEACVAHIPHHTTYEVLAGEAGIEVAVCKVLSYAESAAIILEAGETVDESETHLRIWETDLSGEVDVETWDANVMLSGEEAICLHRFRDADGVATFDITRTVETVRVRLYHNDILAVPEQDTIAALDSEGVGYQLWVQPDF; encoded by the coding sequence ATTCAGATTCATGTTGTTTCTCCGCAAGGTATAATTAAAAAACATTATACGCCTGCTGAGGGCTACACTGAAGTTGTAACCCCCGGCGAAATAGGCATCACGAAACTCCATTTCGGAATTCTTAATCTCACCCCCGAAGCGACCTTTTTTGACCATTCTGATGATACTGAAGTCGCATTGATTGCGTTAGGCGGGCATTGCACCTTGCTGGTCGGACATAACGGAAACAAAGCGTATGGGGTTTTGGGCGAGCGTCCGGACGTTTTTCACGGTGAGGCGTGTGTAGCGCATATTCCGCATCACACCACTTATGAGGTTCTCGCAGGCGAAGCGGGAATAGAAGTCGCAGTTTGCAAAGTTCTATCATACGCCGAATCCGCTGCGATTATTTTGGAGGCAGGGGAGACCGTAGATGAAAGTGAGACGCACCTCAGGATATGGGAAACCGACTTATCGGGGGAGGTAGATGTAGAGACATGGGATGCGAACGTGATGCTTTCGGGAGAGGAAGCAATCTGTCTGCACAGGTTCCGAGATGCCGATGGCGTTGCGACTTTCGATATCACGCGCACCGTAGAGACGGTACGCGTGCGATTGTATCACAATGATATATTAGCGGTTCCAGAGCAGGATACCATTGCGGCATTAGATTCCGAAGGGGTTGGCTACCAGTTGTGGGTGCAGCCAGATTTCTAA
- the queA gene encoding tRNA preQ1(34) S-adenosylmethionine ribosyltransferase-isomerase QueA, with amino-acid sequence MKLTDFDYHLPPDRIAQSPLQQRDGSRLLVVDRNTCAFYHTRFSQIGKYLPNDALLVLNDTKVIPARLIGRKSGTGGKIELLLIREKESDTWEALAKPRRSLRIGTQVVFGNAALTAEVLAKPDDGHCIVRFDYIGEFSTILTDVGMMPLPPYIRRPPTPEDKVRYQSVYAATEGAIAAPTAGLHFTQELLEELKKSGIETAMLTLHVGPGTFQPVKVENIQTHKMHAEYIHLSEIEANRIRTAREAGRKIVAIGTTVVRSLETAATTGTIHPYSGHSELFIYPGHRFNAVDALVTNFHLPKSTLLMLVSAFAGTELIQQAYQEALQHNYRFYSYGDAMLIL; translated from the coding sequence ATGAAACTCACAGATTTCGACTACCATCTACCGCCTGATCGGATCGCGCAAAGTCCACTTCAACAGCGGGATGGGTCACGACTCTTGGTAGTTGACCGCAACACTTGTGCTTTTTACCATACTCGGTTTTCACAGATTGGGAAATACTTACCCAACGATGCGTTGTTAGTCCTAAACGACACGAAGGTCATTCCGGCACGGTTAATCGGTAGAAAAAGCGGAACCGGCGGAAAGATAGAACTCCTTCTCATCCGCGAAAAAGAGTCGGACACATGGGAGGCACTCGCCAAACCGCGGCGGAGTCTCCGAATCGGCACACAGGTCGTCTTTGGTAACGCTGCCCTAACAGCAGAGGTGCTCGCGAAACCGGATGACGGACACTGTATCGTCCGTTTCGACTATATCGGCGAGTTCTCGACTATTCTGACAGATGTGGGTATGATGCCTTTGCCACCTTATATTCGCCGTCCACCGACTCCTGAAGATAAGGTTCGCTATCAGTCAGTCTACGCCGCCACCGAAGGCGCAATCGCAGCTCCTACGGCAGGTTTACACTTTACACAAGAATTATTGGAGGAATTAAAAAAAAGCGGGATAGAAACAGCAATGCTAACGCTACATGTTGGACCTGGAACGTTCCAACCGGTGAAAGTGGAAAATATTCAAACCCATAAGATGCATGCCGAATATATCCACCTCTCCGAAATAGAAGCGAACCGGATCCGCACAGCGCGGGAGGCGGGAAGGAAAATCGTTGCTATCGGCACCACAGTCGTGCGGTCCTTGGAAACCGCAGCCACGACAGGCACCATTCATCCTTATAGCGGACACAGTGAACTTTTTATTTATCCCGGGCACCGATTTAATGCGGTAGATGCGTTGGTCACGAACTTCCATCTACCCAAATCAACTTTACTTATGCTCGTGAGTGCCTTTGCTGGAACGGAACTGATTCAGCAGGCTTACCAAGAGGCACTCCAACATAACTACCGTTTTTATAGCTATGGCGATGCCATGCTAATTCTTTGA
- a CDS encoding Gfo/Idh/MocA family oxidoreductase — protein MLKAGFIGAGGRSQGAHYPNVNRLEDDVEMLGACELDEEKLAQVAQKYEFPHTFTDHRKMLDTLDLDVVYCVMNEKWILQPALDCLNAGKHLFIEKPPGANSDETQQLLEAAVANDVYCMVGFQRRFAAVTREAMRRVAEKGPVTLAVTTFNKQMLGGNREFTTTLWNDVCHVVDLLRYMAGGEPVEVTAHRDTFDAEQRNFYTAFVRFDNNVTGVLFGSRASGGRVLRSELHGVGIGCYMKIPEEIEIYEDNNRSVMGGWEVDGVDERDTPNYEGVLTMHRHFVDSVRNRQVPLTDLRDVINSIRFVDQIEGPLPD, from the coding sequence ATGCTTAAAGCAGGATTTATCGGGGCAGGGGGCCGCAGTCAAGGCGCACATTATCCAAACGTAAATCGGTTGGAAGATGATGTCGAGATGCTCGGAGCCTGTGAACTGGACGAGGAGAAACTCGCACAGGTCGCCCAGAAATATGAGTTTCCACACACCTTCACAGACCACCGGAAGATGCTGGACACCTTAGACTTAGATGTCGTTTATTGCGTGATGAACGAGAAGTGGATTTTGCAACCCGCTCTGGATTGCCTCAATGCCGGCAAGCATTTGTTCATTGAGAAACCACCGGGTGCGAATAGCGATGAAACGCAACAACTTCTTGAGGCGGCAGTTGCTAACGATGTCTACTGCATGGTAGGGTTCCAGCGTAGATTTGCGGCTGTTACGCGCGAAGCGATGCGACGCGTCGCAGAAAAGGGACCTGTTACCTTAGCCGTCACCACCTTTAACAAGCAAATGCTCGGGGGAAACCGAGAATTCACGACAACACTTTGGAACGATGTCTGCCACGTCGTCGATCTACTCCGTTATATGGCAGGTGGTGAGCCGGTGGAAGTTACGGCACATCGTGACACATTTGATGCGGAACAACGCAACTTCTACACCGCCTTCGTCCGTTTCGATAACAACGTTACAGGTGTGCTCTTTGGAAGTCGTGCCTCCGGTGGACGCGTGCTGCGCTCCGAATTGCACGGCGTCGGCATCGGCTGTTACATGAAAATCCCAGAAGAAATCGAAATTTATGAGGACAACAATAGAAGTGTGATGGGAGGTTGGGAAGTTGACGGTGTGGACGAGCGTGACACCCCCAACTACGAAGGCGTGTTGACGATGCATCGCCATTTCGTCGATAGCGTCCGCAACCGGCAAGTCCCGCTCACAGACCTCCGTGATGTTATAAATTCTATTCGTTTTGTTGACCAGATAGAGGGTCCCCTACCGGATTAA
- the ruvC gene encoding crossover junction endodeoxyribonuclease RuvC produces MQNPPHRTERKIKKILGIDPGIANTGYGVVEAHANRLISRGFGNISTSPKTASELRLKQIYDTVTDLIAKFAIESIVLEDIFFSKNVSSAFVVGEVKGIVKLAAANADCPVTVYTPTQVKQAVVGYGKATKSQMEKMTQALLKLKEPPRPDHAADALALALCHARSYKVLQLREKYMQRAN; encoded by the coding sequence ATGCAAAACCCACCTCACCGAACCGAAAGGAAAATTAAAAAAATTCTTGGCATTGACCCAGGCATTGCGAATACTGGATACGGCGTGGTTGAAGCACACGCGAATCGTTTAATTTCTCGGGGTTTCGGAAACATTAGCACCAGCCCAAAAACAGCATCGGAGTTACGGTTGAAACAAATTTATGATACCGTAACCGATCTGATTGCCAAATTCGCTATCGAGAGTATAGTGCTTGAGGATATCTTTTTTAGCAAAAATGTAAGCAGTGCGTTCGTCGTCGGTGAAGTTAAAGGTATCGTGAAACTCGCAGCCGCGAACGCGGACTGCCCCGTTACTGTATATACACCGACGCAAGTTAAACAGGCGGTTGTGGGTTACGGAAAAGCCACAAAATCGCAGATGGAGAAGATGACACAAGCACTGCTGAAACTCAAGGAACCGCCTCGTCCTGATCACGCAGCAGATGCCCTCGCGCTTGCACTCTGCCATGCCCGTTCCTATAAAGTCCTTCAACTCCGTGAAAAATATATGCAAAGGGCAAATTAA
- a CDS encoding YebC/PmpR family DNA-binding transcriptional regulator encodes MSGHSKWSTIKHKKAANDSRRGKLFSKSVKEITAAARVGGGDVDMNPRLRTAIAAAKSSNVPNDNIEKAVLRGTGELEGETYEEILYEGYGPGGVAIMIEVLTDNRNRAVADIRHAFSKHEGRIGERGCVAWGFDKCGLIVVTPESIDEEELFLISVEAGAEDVTASETGMEIVTPFEMFDSVLTAVQETSAEIQLAEISMIPQNTVKLDGKEAERMLRLMDALDELDDVQKVYANFDIPDNLLEAAA; translated from the coding sequence ATGTCAGGACATTCTAAATGGTCAACAATCAAACATAAAAAAGCAGCAAACGATTCCAGACGCGGCAAACTCTTCTCAAAGTCGGTGAAAGAAATTACCGCAGCAGCGCGCGTTGGTGGCGGGGATGTGGACATGAATCCACGGCTCCGCACCGCAATTGCAGCAGCAAAATCAAGCAACGTCCCTAACGATAACATTGAGAAAGCCGTCCTTCGAGGCACCGGTGAATTGGAGGGTGAAACCTACGAGGAAATCCTTTATGAAGGTTACGGACCCGGGGGTGTCGCAATCATGATAGAAGTCTTGACCGACAACCGCAATCGGGCGGTCGCAGACATTCGACACGCTTTCAGCAAACATGAAGGAAGAATCGGAGAGCGGGGATGTGTCGCATGGGGCTTTGATAAATGTGGATTGATCGTTGTTACGCCTGAGAGTATTGATGAAGAAGAACTGTTCCTTATCTCGGTTGAAGCCGGTGCCGAAGATGTAACCGCCTCCGAAACAGGTATGGAAATTGTCACACCCTTTGAGATGTTCGATAGCGTTTTAACGGCAGTTCAAGAAACATCTGCTGAAATTCAACTCGCTGAAATTAGTATGATTCCACAAAACACCGTGAAACTTGATGGAAAAGAAGCGGAACGGATGCTACGTCTCATGGATGCTCTCGACGAACTCGATGATGTCCAGAAAGTCTACGCCAATTTCGATATCCCCGATAACCTTTTAGAAGCTGCAGCATAA
- the ruvB gene encoding Holliday junction branch migration DNA helicase RuvB, with translation MQDLAEEDDDFGYSLRPETLSEFIGQEKAKEQLRIHIEAAKKRGDALEHVLLVGPPGLGKTTLARIIANEIQTHYKQAIGPVMEKLDLASTLMNLDQGDILFIDEIHRMKGYVQELLYPAMEDYHLDLAIGQGPASDVVQMPLKQFTLVGATTREGLLTGPFRDRFGIRIHLDYYEPEDIQQAIRINSAKLNINIDENAEYTLACRSRGTMRIANKLLANVRDYAQVEADGSLSLEVVEEALKFFDIDERGLNRQDYAYFQTLIEKFNGRAGLKALAVALSEDERTIAEVYEPYYIKEGFLMLTPGGRIATDTAHEYFNYPVASQPSLFY, from the coding sequence ATGCAAGATTTGGCAGAAGAAGACGACGATTTTGGATACAGCCTCCGTCCGGAAACACTCAGCGAGTTCATCGGACAGGAAAAAGCGAAAGAGCAGCTCCGTATCCATATTGAAGCCGCCAAAAAGCGCGGGGACGCACTTGAGCATGTGTTGCTTGTGGGTCCACCGGGACTTGGGAAGACCACACTTGCGCGGATCATCGCCAATGAAATTCAGACTCACTATAAACAGGCGATCGGTCCCGTCATGGAGAAACTCGACCTCGCCTCAACCTTGATGAACCTTGATCAAGGCGATATTCTGTTTATTGATGAAATCCACCGGATGAAAGGGTATGTTCAAGAACTGCTCTACCCTGCGATGGAAGATTATCACTTGGATTTAGCCATCGGTCAAGGTCCCGCATCGGATGTCGTGCAGATGCCGCTTAAGCAATTCACACTCGTTGGTGCGACCACACGTGAAGGCTTGCTGACGGGACCCTTTCGCGATAGATTCGGCATCCGTATCCATCTCGATTACTACGAACCAGAAGACATCCAACAAGCGATTCGGATTAACAGCGCAAAACTCAACATCAATATCGACGAAAATGCGGAATACACATTAGCGTGCCGCTCGCGTGGCACGATGCGAATCGCAAATAAACTGCTTGCTAACGTCAGGGACTATGCCCAAGTCGAAGCAGACGGCTCTCTGTCGCTTGAGGTTGTGGAAGAGGCACTCAAATTCTTTGACATCGATGAACGCGGATTAAACAGACAAGACTACGCTTATTTTCAAACGCTCATTGAAAAATTCAATGGACGTGCGGGACTGAAGGCACTCGCTGTGGCTCTGAGTGAAGACGAACGCACTATCGCAGAGGTTTACGAACCTTACTACATTAAAGAGGGATTTTTGATGCTAACGCCGGGCGGACGCATCGCAACCGATACCGCTCATGAATATTTCAACTATCCCGTAGCATCCCAACCCTCACTGTTCTATTAA
- a CDS encoding phytanoyl-CoA dioxygenase family protein encodes MPVFDAEALEFWEENGYVVVPKAVPLENCRSAEQAVWDFLEMDREDPESWYPDPPRRSIMVEIYQHQALWDNRQYPRVHQAFSEIWETEKLWVSFDRASMNPPERPDYKFTGPYLHWDMSLDDMPVRLKVQGVLYLADTPGNQGAFTCIPGFHRKLEKWLNDLPDDANPREVVRDYQAEAVPIAGKAGDLVIWHSALPHGSSPNSATRPRMAQYITMSPAPTNGNPESRITGWRERLTGLGRETKEKEHYHGKTAELTPLGEKLLGLESWGA; translated from the coding sequence ATGCCAGTTTTTGACGCAGAAGCCTTAGAATTTTGGGAAGAGAATGGTTACGTCGTTGTCCCTAAGGCGGTGCCGCTTGAGAATTGCCGCTCAGCCGAACAAGCCGTCTGGGATTTTCTTGAAATGGACCGCGAGGATCCCGAGAGTTGGTATCCCGATCCACCGCGGCGGAGTATCATGGTGGAAATTTATCAGCACCAAGCGTTGTGGGACAATCGCCAATACCCTCGCGTGCATCAGGCGTTCTCTGAAATTTGGGAAACGGAGAAACTCTGGGTGAGTTTTGATCGGGCGAGTATGAACCCACCTGAACGTCCAGATTATAAGTTCACCGGTCCGTATTTGCATTGGGATATGTCGTTGGACGATATGCCGGTGCGCTTAAAGGTACAAGGCGTTTTGTATCTGGCGGATACTCCTGGAAATCAAGGGGCATTCACCTGTATTCCGGGTTTTCATCGGAAATTAGAAAAATGGTTGAACGACTTACCTGATGACGCGAACCCACGGGAAGTTGTGCGAGACTATCAAGCGGAGGCGGTTCCAATCGCAGGGAAAGCCGGAGATCTGGTGATCTGGCATAGCGCATTGCCGCACGGCAGTAGTCCGAACTCCGCTACGCGTCCCCGAATGGCGCAATACATCACGATGTCCCCGGCACCAACGAACGGTAATCCTGAATCCCGGATTACCGGATGGCGTGAACGTTTAACGGGACTCGGAAGAGAGACAAAAGAGAAGGAGCACTATCACGGTAAAACAGCCGAGTTGACCCCTTTAGGGGAAAAGCTGCTTGGGCTTGAATCGTGGGGGGCTTAA
- the yajC gene encoding preprotein translocase subunit YajC: MDQITGLLVPFIAMGAIMYFLLWRPEQAKRKKHQNMLENLTKGDEIVTNGGLHGKILGLSNDKNIILISVGEMNSQEVKVQISRSAVAFLKKGGELIEGE; this comes from the coding sequence ATGGATCAAATAACAGGTTTGCTTGTTCCGTTCATCGCGATGGGTGCTATCATGTACTTTTTGTTATGGCGTCCGGAACAAGCCAAACGTAAAAAACATCAGAATATGCTGGAGAATCTGACCAAAGGCGATGAAATCGTAACGAATGGCGGGTTACACGGCAAAATTCTTGGCCTTAGCAATGATAAGAATATTATTCTCATCTCGGTTGGTGAAATGAATAGCCAAGAGGTAAAGGTCCAAATCTCACGGAGTGCTGTCGCTTTCCTGAAGAAGGGCGGTGAACTCATCGAAGGTGAGTAG
- a CDS encoding phytanoyl-CoA dioxygenase family protein: protein MLDERHLQHQITDEQLRELNENGYFTVADALPPDLVERLETKVDNIYQNHLDTGYDPYSKSQLTAHNNFFYPNFLGTDQAFVNILDWYKTFPKVWGILGWNIYSYHSHFIITPPRPDKVRGKSAPLGWHQDSGRVNFEIESSPRPRLSIKVVYWLSDCSEIGRGNFYVIPGSHLWDKLNRPEDGSMPDGATPVCCKPGDAVFFDRRIWHARSENDSDITRKGLFYGYGYRWLRSKDDMTIPAEMFERNDPIRQQLLGGGTTANGHFSPKDADVPLKTWLEEKGIISD, encoded by the coding sequence ATGCTTGACGAACGCCATCTACAACATCAGATTACTGACGAGCAACTTCGCGAACTGAACGAAAACGGATATTTTACTGTTGCAGACGCGCTTCCACCGGATCTTGTCGAACGGCTTGAAACAAAGGTAGACAACATCTACCAGAACCATCTCGACACTGGTTACGATCCATACAGCAAGAGCCAACTTACTGCACATAACAACTTCTTCTACCCGAATTTTCTCGGCACAGACCAAGCTTTCGTGAATATTTTGGATTGGTATAAAACGTTTCCGAAGGTCTGGGGAATCTTGGGATGGAATATTTACTCCTATCACAGCCATTTCATCATCACACCGCCGCGTCCCGATAAAGTTCGTGGTAAATCTGCTCCACTCGGTTGGCATCAGGACAGTGGACGCGTCAACTTTGAGATCGAAAGTTCACCGCGACCTCGCCTTTCCATAAAGGTTGTCTACTGGCTATCGGACTGCTCCGAAATCGGGCGCGGAAATTTCTATGTCATCCCCGGAAGCCACCTCTGGGATAAACTCAATCGACCAGAGGACGGTTCGATGCCGGACGGTGCAACGCCAGTCTGCTGCAAGCCTGGGGACGCGGTTTTCTTCGATCGACGGATATGGCATGCCCGCAGCGAAAACGATTCAGACATCACCCGAAAGGGACTCTTTTACGGATACGGCTACCGGTGGCTACGGAGTAAGGACGATATGACCATACCTGCAGAAATGTTTGAGCGGAACGATCCGATCCGACAGCAGTTACTTGGCGGTGGCACCACCGCAAATGGGCATTTTTCCCCCAAAGATGCGGACGTGCCCCTGAAGACATGGCTTGAAGAAAAAGGTATCATTTCCGACTGA
- the maf gene encoding septum formation inhibitor Maf gives MQTRESALKIPRLVLASASPRRSALLSQIGITFEVRPSDIVEPPPNVHLNNPASEVTQKLALLKAIDVAQHFNNTLIIGADTLVSLEGKLLGKPTDDTDAFEMLTHLSGTCHEVVTGVALVDARTGRETVWAETTQVYFRELHSTEINAYIASGETSDKAGAYGIQGRGAAFVRRIEGCYFNVVGLPLASLVEHLSTFQFF, from the coding sequence ATGCAAACGCGCGAATCTGCTTTAAAAATCCCGCGATTGGTTCTTGCATCTGCGTCACCTCGCCGTTCTGCTTTATTATCCCAGATTGGCATCACGTTTGAGGTGCGTCCGAGTGATATTGTGGAACCACCCCCCAACGTCCATTTGAATAATCCAGCCAGTGAAGTAACACAGAAACTTGCCTTGCTGAAGGCAATAGATGTTGCACAGCACTTTAATAACACTCTAATTATCGGCGCGGATACTTTGGTATCGTTGGAGGGGAAACTGCTCGGTAAACCGACCGACGATACAGACGCTTTCGAGATGTTGACACACCTGAGTGGCACATGCCATGAGGTTGTTACAGGTGTAGCCTTGGTGGACGCGCGGACAGGACGCGAAACCGTCTGGGCAGAAACAACACAGGTTTACTTTCGGGAGTTGCATAGTACCGAAATAAACGCCTATATTGCGAGCGGGGAAACATCAGATAAAGCGGGCGCGTATGGAATCCAAGGACGGGGCGCAGCGTTCGTTCGACGCATTGAGGGATGCTACTTTAATGTCGTTGGACTTCCATTAGCGAGCCTCGTTGAACACCTATCCACTTTTCAATTTTTCTAA